From Deferrisoma camini S3R1, the proteins below share one genomic window:
- the fdhF gene encoding formate dehydrogenase subunit alpha yields the protein MINVTIDGVRVEVPKGATILEAAQEAGIRIPTLCYLKKLSPIGSCRMCVVEVEGCTKPVTACDTPAGDGMVVTTDSEELREMRRDVLRLLLVRHPLDCPVCDKGGECDLQDLVYEFGVTAESYRTEPFERDVPRYVSPFIRQWPDRCVLCGRCVRACKEVKGVGCIQIVDNGFYSYIGPVPGVECISCGECLSVCPVGALTDSVHPTKARIWQAERVPTTCGYCGVGCQLELNVLNGEVIRVTTTDFDKAPNFGSLCVKGRFGWEFVNHPDRLEKPLVRKDGELKEATWDEALGLVAQRLQQIKDEHGADAIGGFTSARCTNEENYLFQKFMRAVIGTNNVDHCARLUHSATVAGLATSFGSGAMTNSIACVDKAQAFLVIGSNTTENHPIIGDRVKRAVTQRGAGLVVIDPRRIELAEYANVFLQVKPGHNIPVILGMMHVILKENLHAPDYIAERCEGFEEFAASLEAYSPEKVQEITGVDADLIRKAARVYAGAKPASILYAMGVTQHTQGTDAVKCLANLAMLTGNVGVEGGGVNPLRGQNNVQGACDMGGLPNVVTGYQKVGDDEAMAKFDEAWGRKVPREPGLTLTEMGHAALEGKIRALYVMGENPMITDPDLHHIEKALDNLDFLVVQDIFLTETAAKADVVLPACSFAEKDGTFTNTERKVQRVRAALAPRGESKPDWQIVQELSTKMGYPMSYAHPREIFEEIASLTPSYAGIDYDRIEREGIPWPCPDKDHPGTPVLHVERFARGKGLFHVVEYKGSAEEADDEYPLVLTTGREHPHYHSGSMTRRCGRINDCFPEGFLEMHPADAERLGLRTGDPVRVTSRRGEITTKVKVVERPAPGTVFLSFHYSESPVNVLTNPATCPVAKIPEYKVTAVRVEKA from the coding sequence ATGATCAACGTGACGATCGACGGTGTCCGGGTCGAGGTCCCCAAGGGGGCCACGATCCTGGAGGCGGCGCAGGAGGCGGGGATCCGGATCCCCACCCTGTGCTACCTCAAGAAGCTCTCCCCCATCGGCTCGTGCCGGATGTGCGTGGTGGAGGTGGAGGGCTGCACCAAACCCGTGACCGCCTGCGACACCCCCGCGGGCGACGGCATGGTGGTGACCACCGACTCCGAGGAGCTGCGCGAGATGCGCCGCGACGTGCTGCGGCTCCTGCTGGTGCGCCACCCCCTGGACTGCCCCGTGTGCGACAAGGGCGGGGAGTGCGACCTGCAGGACCTGGTGTACGAGTTCGGGGTCACGGCCGAGTCGTACCGCACCGAGCCGTTCGAGCGGGACGTGCCCCGGTACGTGTCGCCGTTCATCCGGCAGTGGCCCGACCGGTGCGTGCTGTGCGGCCGGTGCGTCCGGGCCTGCAAGGAGGTCAAGGGCGTCGGCTGCATCCAGATCGTGGACAACGGGTTCTACTCGTACATCGGGCCGGTGCCCGGGGTGGAGTGCATCTCCTGCGGCGAGTGCCTGAGCGTGTGCCCGGTGGGGGCCCTCACCGACAGCGTGCACCCCACCAAAGCCCGGATCTGGCAGGCCGAGCGGGTGCCCACCACCTGCGGCTACTGCGGCGTGGGCTGCCAGCTCGAGCTGAACGTGCTGAACGGCGAGGTCATCCGGGTCACCACCACCGATTTCGACAAGGCCCCCAACTTCGGGAGCCTGTGCGTGAAGGGCCGGTTCGGCTGGGAGTTCGTCAACCACCCCGACCGGCTGGAGAAGCCGCTGGTCCGCAAGGACGGCGAGCTCAAGGAGGCGACCTGGGACGAGGCCCTGGGCCTGGTGGCCCAGAGGCTCCAGCAGATCAAGGACGAGCACGGCGCCGACGCCATCGGCGGGTTCACGAGCGCCCGGTGCACCAACGAGGAGAACTACCTCTTCCAGAAGTTCATGCGCGCGGTGATCGGCACCAACAACGTCGATCACTGCGCACGTCTCTGACACAGCGCCACGGTGGCCGGTCTGGCCACAAGCTTCGGTTCCGGCGCCATGACCAACTCCATCGCCTGCGTGGATAAGGCGCAGGCCTTCCTGGTCATCGGCTCCAACACCACCGAAAACCACCCGATCATCGGCGACCGGGTCAAGCGGGCCGTGACCCAGCGGGGCGCCGGGCTCGTGGTGATCGATCCCCGCCGCATCGAGCTGGCCGAGTACGCCAACGTGTTCCTCCAGGTGAAGCCGGGCCACAACATCCCGGTGATCCTGGGCATGATGCACGTGATCCTGAAGGAGAATCTCCACGCTCCGGATTACATCGCCGAGCGGTGCGAGGGGTTCGAGGAGTTCGCCGCCTCCCTGGAGGCCTACTCCCCGGAGAAGGTCCAGGAGATCACCGGGGTGGACGCCGACCTGATCCGCAAGGCGGCCCGGGTCTATGCCGGGGCCAAGCCCGCCTCGATCCTCTACGCCATGGGCGTCACCCAGCACACCCAGGGCACCGACGCGGTCAAGTGCCTGGCCAACCTGGCCATGCTCACGGGCAACGTGGGCGTGGAGGGCGGCGGGGTGAACCCCCTGCGGGGCCAGAACAACGTGCAGGGCGCCTGCGACATGGGTGGGCTGCCCAACGTGGTCACCGGGTACCAGAAGGTGGGCGACGACGAGGCTATGGCCAAGTTCGACGAGGCCTGGGGCCGGAAGGTGCCCCGGGAGCCGGGCCTCACCCTCACCGAGATGGGTCATGCCGCGCTGGAGGGCAAGATCCGGGCCCTGTACGTCATGGGCGAGAACCCCATGATCACCGACCCGGACCTGCATCACATCGAGAAGGCCCTGGACAACCTGGACTTCCTGGTGGTGCAGGACATCTTCCTCACCGAGACCGCGGCCAAGGCCGACGTGGTCCTGCCGGCCTGCTCGTTCGCCGAGAAGGACGGCACCTTCACCAACACCGAGCGCAAGGTCCAGCGGGTGCGGGCCGCGCTGGCGCCCCGGGGCGAGTCCAAGCCCGACTGGCAGATCGTGCAGGAGCTCTCCACCAAGATGGGCTACCCCATGAGCTACGCCCATCCCCGGGAGATCTTCGAGGAGATCGCCTCCCTCACCCCCAGCTACGCCGGCATCGACTACGACCGGATCGAGCGCGAGGGCATCCCCTGGCCGTGCCCCGACAAGGACCACCCCGGCACCCCGGTGCTCCACGTGGAGAGGTTCGCCCGGGGCAAGGGCCTGTTCCACGTGGTGGAGTACAAGGGATCGGCCGAGGAGGCGGACGACGAGTACCCGCTCGTCCTGACCACCGGCCGCGAGCACCCCCACTATCACTCCGGCTCCATGACCCGGCGGTGCGGACGCATCAACGACTGCTTCCCCGAGGGGTTCCTCGAGATGCACCCGGCCGACGCCGAGCGGCTGGGCCTGCGCACCGGCGACCCGGTGCGGGTGACCAGCCGGCGGGGCGAGATCACCACCAAGGTGAAGGTGGTGGAGCGGCCGGCGCCGGGCACGGTGTTCCTGAGTTTCCACTACAGCGAGTCGCCGGTGAACGTGCTCACGAACCCGGCCACCTGCCCGGTGGCCAAGATCCCCGAGTACAAGGTGACCGCGGTTCGGGTGGAGAAGGCCTAG